From the Candidatus Melainabacteria bacterium genome, the window CAATTTGGTCCGGAGCGCGTCTTGCCGGCGCAAATGAGAGACAACTCATAGATCTGAAACGATTCGGCGAGATACTCGGACTGGCATTTCAAATTACCGATGATCTATTAGATGTAACCGGTGATGCCAGCACACTTGGAAAGACACCAGGTAAAGACGAAGCCACGCAGAAGGCGACATGGGTGAGACTGTTCGGAATTGAAGGATCGAAGCAGCGCCTGCAAGAGTTGGAAAGCGAAGGTCTGGAAATTCTCAGAAGCAACAATATCGAGAGCGGCTCTGCACCTGCACTTACCGAGCTTCTCAAGTACGCAATACATCGAGTAAATTAAGGGGTTTTCAACTTAGCAAATGCAGCATGATTGGTCATCACTAATTTCACTCGCCACTACTTTCGCCGATGCGACCACAGCGGTCACGGCTGCGTCAGCACCCCTTCCTCCCAGTCAAACGCGTGGCTGGCAAGTTATCTGCGTAACTGTTCTTTGCAGCACACTCGCTCAAGCAGTCAAAATTGTGACCAAGCTAATCAGGACCGGAAAGCTCGACCTGAGAATGCTCGCCAAGACAGGTGGAATGCCGTCGAGCCACAGCTGCTGCACTATGGGAATGGCAGTTTCGGTCGGGCTGATTGAAGGATTCAACTCAGTTTCGTTTGCTATTGCATTGTGCCTTGCAATGATTGTCATGTACGACGCAGCCGGCGTCAGACGGCATGTTGGGCTGCAAGCCAAGGTCATGAACGAGATGATGACGGAATTGTTTTCGGACCACCCGCGTCTATCTTCTGAGCGTATTAAAGAATTCCTAGGGCATACACCGAAGGAAGTTTTCGTCGGAGCGATACTGGGATCTGTGATCGCATGGTTGTTCAACATGTGGGCCGTGAGTCATTTTGCGCAAGTTTGACAAGCGATGTCACGCACCGCAAAACCCTGATTATGTGAAAAGAGTGTAATACATGACTTCCGCGCTTTCTTGTAACTTTGCTATATAATCAAGGTCTTGGAAAGGGTTGCCAGGTTCACTCCCGAAGACTACTGACAAAGTTAGTGATCGAGAGTTTTGATTGAAAGAAAACAAAATCTTTCAATTTGAATAACGGAACAAACGTTAGGAACATGTCACTTTTCAAGGGGAACCATTGATCTAAGCTATTAGTCAATGGATGTGCGTTGGAGGGTAGCGAAAGCTATCGTTTAAAAACAAGCAAGATATCACTTGCGATACCAGTCGGGTTCCGATCTTTAGAAAAGGAGGAAAGGCAGAGATTGACAAATAAGCTAATCGAAAAAAGCTTTGTTCTGCTGCCGCAAACTGAATGAATACAACGGTTCAAACAAACACTTCCGTGAAGACTACTTCGCCACGACGTTCGCGTTTTCCTGGCAAAGAGTCTGGTTCGGTTTCGTTCAATTTGACCGCGCTCGGCCGCCAGTTGCTCAAAGAGCAAGCTGCAAGCGCAGGCGTATCCAATGGCGACTATGTCGAAATGCTCATTCGTGAGCGCGCCGGCATGCCTCCACTGAGATTGCCAGCATCTGCTAAGCAAACCGGTCCAAAGGGCGGCGCTAAATCGTTCTTCTTCGGCAAAAACCGTGGAACGACCACCGCTGTCTGCGTAACACCCATGGCACACCGTCTTTTGGACGAGCAAGTTGCAGCGTCTCGCATGAGCCGCGGTGACTATATAGAATATTT encodes:
- a CDS encoding divergent PAP2 family protein, translated to MQHDWSSLISLATTFADATTAVTAASAPLPPSQTRGWQVICVTVLCSTLAQAVKIVTKLIRTGKLDLRMLAKTGGMPSSHSCCTMGMAVSVGLIEGFNSVSFAIALCLAMIVMYDAAGVRRHVGLQAKVMNEMMTELFSDHPRLSSERIKEFLGHTPKEVFVGAILGSVIAWLFNMWAVSHFAQV